A window of the Aquimarina spinulae genome harbors these coding sequences:
- the trxB gene encoding thioredoxin-disulfide reductase, with translation MSDTIERIKCLIIGSGPAGYTAAIYAARADLKPIMYTGMEPGGQLTTTTEVDNFPGYPEGIDGPTMMVQLQQQAERFGTEVRIGMVTAVDFSTTEGGIHKVTVDNSTQIEAETVIISTGATAKYLGLPSEQKLRGGGVSACAVCDGFFYKGQDVAIVGAGDTAAEEATYLANICSNVTMLVRKDHMRASKAMQHRVNNTSNIKVMYNTEVDEVLGDQVVEGLRMVNNQTNDKEEIEITGLFIAIGHKPNTDIFKGQLDMDDTGYLITEGKSTKTNIPGVFASGDVQDKEYRQAVTAAGTGCMAALDAERYLATVETNNEVST, from the coding sequence ATGTCTGATACAATAGAAAGAATAAAGTGTCTTATTATAGGTTCGGGTCCTGCAGGATATACTGCGGCAATATATGCAGCAAGAGCAGATCTTAAACCCATTATGTACACCGGTATGGAACCAGGTGGCCAATTAACAACTACTACAGAAGTAGATAATTTCCCTGGATATCCAGAAGGAATAGATGGTCCCACGATGATGGTACAATTACAACAACAAGCAGAGCGTTTTGGTACAGAAGTACGTATCGGGATGGTAACTGCTGTTGATTTTAGTACTACAGAAGGAGGAATTCATAAAGTAACTGTAGATAACTCAACACAGATTGAAGCAGAAACGGTTATTATTTCTACAGGAGCTACGGCAAAATACCTGGGACTACCTAGTGAACAAAAATTACGTGGTGGTGGAGTTTCTGCCTGCGCAGTTTGTGATGGATTCTTTTACAAAGGGCAAGATGTAGCGATTGTAGGAGCAGGGGATACCGCTGCAGAAGAAGCTACCTATCTGGCTAATATATGTTCTAATGTAACGATGTTGGTTCGTAAAGATCATATGAGAGCTTCTAAAGCAATGCAACATCGAGTAAATAATACATCAAATATTAAAGTAATGTATAATACCGAAGTTGATGAGGTATTAGGAGATCAGGTGGTAGAAGGATTACGAATGGTAAATAACCAGACAAATGATAAAGAAGAAATTGAGATTACCGGTTTGTTTATAGCTATTGGTCATAAACCAAATACTGATATCTTTAAAGGACAATTAGATATGGATGATACAGGATATTTGATTACCGAAGGAAAGTCTACAAAAACTAATATTCCGGGAGTATTTGCTTCAGGAGATGTTCAGGATAAAGAATATAGACAAGCTGTTACTGCTGCAGGAACAGGATGTATGGCAGCATTAGATGCAGAGCGATATCTGGCAACAGTAGAAACAAATAATGAAGTTTCGACTTAA
- a CDS encoding head GIN domain-containing protein: MTTLAKIIITFCLSALCCSCNVVFNGVKGQGEVIRKERTINEDFNAIKASRGLDVILVDDSDQKVIVEANKNLHDHIEVYVEGNTLYVTSDENIYFADEKNVFVSYDKINKVHVNSGASVSSSEPVVQKELDLSATSGADIKLKVKAETITTSVTSGAMMNLTGKVNNHKANATSGADIRAEDLLSLVSEAKATSGASIKIHAKNEFTGKATSGADVVYYGNPEKVSETDNSGGDVRGH; this comes from the coding sequence ATGACTACACTAGCCAAAATTATCATAACCTTTTGCTTATCAGCTTTATGCTGCTCTTGTAATGTTGTCTTTAACGGGGTTAAAGGCCAGGGAGAAGTAATTAGAAAAGAAAGAACCATCAACGAAGACTTTAACGCAATAAAAGCAAGTAGAGGTTTAGATGTTATTCTGGTAGACGATTCTGATCAAAAAGTAATCGTAGAAGCCAATAAAAACTTACACGATCATATCGAAGTATATGTAGAAGGCAATACGCTATACGTTACTTCTGATGAAAACATATACTTTGCTGACGAAAAAAATGTATTTGTGTCCTATGACAAGATCAATAAAGTTCATGTTAATAGTGGTGCGAGTGTCTCTTCTAGTGAACCTGTAGTTCAAAAAGAACTTGATCTTAGTGCTACTAGTGGTGCAGATATTAAATTGAAAGTAAAAGCAGAAACAATAACGACTTCTGTTACCAGTGGAGCCATGATGAATTTAACCGGAAAAGTAAACAATCATAAAGCAAATGCTACCAGTGGTGCAGATATTCGAGCAGAAGATTTGTTAAGTTTAGTATCCGAAGCAAAAGCAACAAGTGGTGCTTCTATTAAAATCCACGCAAAAAATGAGTTTACCGGGAAAGCAACAAGTGGTGCAGATGTTGTTTACTACGGAAATCCAGAAAAAGTATCTGAAACAGATAACTCTGGTGGAGATGTTAGAGGCCATTAA
- a CDS encoding GIN domain-containing protein, translated as MRALLLVLALLVLGNTYGQKEKIKGNKIVSTEQLDVEDFHTIEIHEGFEVTLDEGSDNQVKIEADSNLQEVIQVEVLDSVLTIKSDRDMRRAKALNLDISYASELKKIILYDKVNVRSLSPINTTKLIVNANDNAEVFLTADANQVDCITNGKSIVELHVTAQEVTYQINESSEIKGIITTDSLKVDLYQKGYAKLEGEVKSMLVRADSDTDFYGEKLSVAKTTLIAEGASDCYILTNEEISIEAKDKTEIYLLGEPKVIMDTFANEAILYKKNIDYVPSRFKIN; from the coding sequence ATGAGAGCACTATTGTTAGTATTGGCACTTCTGGTATTGGGAAACACCTATGGACAAAAAGAAAAAATTAAAGGCAACAAAATTGTTAGTACAGAACAACTAGACGTTGAAGACTTCCATACCATAGAAATTCATGAAGGTTTCGAAGTTACATTAGACGAGGGTAGTGATAATCAAGTAAAGATCGAAGCAGATAGCAATCTACAAGAAGTTATACAAGTAGAAGTTTTAGATAGTGTTTTAACAATCAAGTCTGATCGGGATATGCGACGTGCAAAAGCATTAAATCTTGATATTTCTTATGCTTCAGAATTAAAGAAAATTATACTATATGACAAGGTAAATGTTAGATCATTGTCTCCAATAAATACTACTAAACTTATCGTAAATGCAAATGATAATGCCGAAGTATTTCTTACCGCAGATGCCAATCAAGTAGATTGCATAACCAATGGAAAATCGATAGTAGAGTTACATGTTACAGCTCAGGAAGTTACTTATCAAATAAATGAAAGTTCAGAAATAAAAGGAATTATTACAACCGATAGTCTTAAAGTAGATTTATACCAAAAAGGATATGCCAAACTTGAAGGCGAAGTAAAATCAATGCTAGTTAGAGCAGATAGTGACACTGATTTTTATGGTGAAAAATTGAGTGTTGCCAAAACTACACTAATCGCAGAAGGTGCTAGTGATTGTTATATTTTGACCAATGAAGAAATTAGTATTGAAGCTAAAGATAAGACTGAAATTTACCTGCTTGGTGAACCAAAGGTAATTATGGACACCTTTGCCAATGAAGCTATTTTGTACAAGAAAAATATAGACTACGTTCCTAGTAGGTTTAAGATAAATTAA